From Acidobacteriota bacterium, a single genomic window includes:
- a CDS encoding alcohol dehydrogenase — MNAAVLYGREDLKIERIPIPNFAPDELLVRVKVALTCGTDLKVWRQGYHARMIVPPAVFGHELSGVVEAVGRDVANGLKPGSAVVPANSAPCNSCVFCRKGQPNLCKSLLFNNGAYAEYIRIPGRIVRENTLEIPAHVPFRDAALVEPLACILRGIEETGIQAGDVTVVVGCGPIGLKFIRILSVRGVRVIALGKRKGQVRTAEKLGAYAAFDVSQMDNPVSAVRQLTDGGHGADSVIEAVGNPQTWEWAIQMVRRGGAVNLFGGCPRGSHVQFDPSVLHYSEITIRSTFHHTPQFIRKALDAVARGEIRASDFVTGEIPLDELPHFFEKMKNRNGELKVAVIP, encoded by the coding sequence ATGAACGCCGCAGTGTTATATGGTCGCGAAGACCTGAAAATTGAACGAATCCCGATACCAAACTTCGCTCCGGATGAATTGTTGGTCAGGGTAAAAGTGGCCCTGACCTGCGGAACGGACTTGAAAGTCTGGCGGCAAGGCTATCATGCCAGGATGATTGTCCCTCCGGCTGTTTTCGGTCACGAACTCTCCGGAGTTGTCGAAGCCGTTGGAAGGGATGTTGCTAATGGGTTGAAGCCGGGTTCCGCTGTGGTGCCCGCCAATTCCGCTCCCTGCAATAGCTGCGTTTTCTGCCGCAAGGGCCAGCCGAACCTCTGCAAGTCGCTGCTGTTTAACAATGGCGCCTATGCAGAATACATCCGGATTCCAGGCCGCATCGTTCGGGAAAATACTCTGGAAATCCCTGCGCACGTTCCGTTCCGGGATGCCGCGCTGGTAGAGCCGCTTGCGTGTATTCTGCGTGGCATCGAAGAGACGGGAATCCAGGCTGGCGACGTCACGGTGGTTGTGGGATGCGGCCCCATAGGCCTGAAGTTCATCCGAATTCTTTCCGTCCGGGGCGTACGCGTGATTGCGCTCGGCAAACGGAAGGGCCAAGTTCGCACCGCGGAAAAGCTCGGGGCCTACGCGGCATTTGACGTCTCACAGATGGATAACCCCGTTTCCGCCGTCCGCCAGCTTACCGATGGCGGCCACGGGGCTGATTCAGTAATCGAGGCGGTCGGGAACCCGCAGACATGGGAATGGGCTATCCAGATGGTGCGGCGGGGCGGTGCCGTCAACCTCTTCGGCGGATGTCCACGCGGGAGCCATGTGCAGTTTGACCCTTCGGTGCTTCACTATTCGGAAATCACCATACGGTCCACCTTTCACCACACTCCGCAATTCATTCGGAAGGCTCTGGATGCAGTGGCACGAGGAGAAATCCGTGCCTCTGACTTCGTGACGGGCGAAATCCCGCTTGATGAATTGCCACACTTCTTCGAAAAAATGAAAAACCGGAACGGCGAGTTAAAAGTGGCAGTTATTCCTTAG
- a CDS encoding PEGA domain-containing protein, with the protein MTGKDENMTPFRRKLELTIRVQRLERLQPLLNLLWHAAELSLLLILASSCVYAQAAAEYGGATSGIAGSINGSNLMKKVSVPDLGSNSTQPSVLMSQPTNTSGANPNYIFDSMKQGSVAENRKDLEQRAGKNAAKLMLRSSPTNADVKIDGKPVGKTPILLVVSPGQYDVAMNGPRMDHAEQKVDLLPNETREFLLPLKQLYPTIVKIQLH; encoded by the coding sequence ATGACTGGAAAGGATGAGAACATGACCCCATTCCGCAGGAAGCTTGAACTTACCATACGAGTCCAGAGGCTGGAGCGGTTGCAGCCCTTATTGAACCTGCTTTGGCACGCAGCCGAATTATCATTGCTCCTCATTCTGGCGAGCAGTTGTGTCTACGCACAGGCTGCGGCAGAATACGGCGGAGCGACCTCTGGCATTGCTGGCAGCATAAACGGCAGCAATCTCATGAAGAAGGTTTCAGTTCCCGACTTGGGGAGTAATAGCACCCAGCCATCGGTCCTCATGAGCCAGCCAACGAACACTTCCGGCGCAAACCCGAATTACATCTTCGACTCCATGAAGCAGGGCTCCGTGGCCGAAAACCGCAAGGACCTGGAGCAACGCGCCGGCAAGAATGCGGCTAAGCTCATGCTCCGTTCCTCACCAACCAATGCCGATGTGAAGATTGACGGGAAACCAGTCGGCAAAACTCCGATATTGCTGGTTGTGTCCCCCGGCCAATATGATGTGGCGATGAACGGGCCTCGAATGGACCACGCAGAGCAGAAAGTTGATCTTCTGCCGAATGAGACACGAGAGTTCTTACTGCCGCTCAAACAACTTTACCCTACGATAGTCAAGATCCAGCTGCACTAA
- a CDS encoding alpha-L-rhamnosidase, with the protein MIVRGARALLLVAFLLGVFPDVISSSTASNPAILHQQWTAQWIACPGSPRREFGVYYFRKDFSLSSRPQHFVIHASADNRYQLFVNGARVAVGPARGDLFHWRYETVDVSSHLQTGSNVIAAIVWNFAELAPMAQMSHETGLIVQGDTTRESAVNTNASWKVMESHAVQMIPINRKTVPFYMVVGPGIRVDASQVPWGWQDAGFVDTSWKPAEVLVEGGPRGVQDSHSPWMLVPRNIPMMEQTLQRLASVRRSQGVEISNSFLQGRSPVKIPAHTTATMLFDQSFETTAYPELIVSGGKGSLITLTYAEALWKGREKGNRNDIEGKKMLGMEDQFLPDGASQRMFRTLWWRTYRYVQLAVTTGDEPLTLDDFRGTFTAYPFTVRAAFDSGDPTLEKMWVVGWRTARLCAHTTYMDCPYYERLQYGGDTRIQILISLYMTGDDRLAKNAIELLNESRIPEGITQSRYPSHLPQFIPPFSLFWIGMMHDLWWYHGDSAFLQQYLPGMRDVLGWFERRMSPSGLLGRLEWWNFVDWTHQFNAGVPPEERDGQSSILTLQFVAALQNAADLESSYGNKSFAEQDRALAAKIARAVYDRCWDPVRGLLADTPARKDFSQHANILGILTNAIPDQDQKQVMQKVLADSALTQCSYYFRFYLFRAIKQVGMGDDYLSLLGPWRRMLDLGLTTWAEQPEPVRSDCHAWSAHPNFDFLNTVAGVEPAAPGFRKVLIQPYLGTLNRLAATVPVPQGSVVVKYTRHNNQLAADITLPQGLTGWLVWGGQKLELHPGEQHLQASRQ; encoded by the coding sequence ATGATCGTGCGCGGTGCCCGAGCATTACTTCTTGTTGCCTTCTTATTGGGTGTCTTCCCTGATGTGATCTCCAGTTCCACGGCATCCAACCCGGCCATCCTCCATCAACAGTGGACAGCCCAATGGATTGCATGTCCCGGCAGTCCGCGCCGCGAGTTTGGGGTCTACTATTTCCGCAAGGACTTTTCGCTTTCGAGCAGGCCGCAGCATTTTGTTATCCACGCAAGCGCCGACAATCGCTACCAGCTTTTCGTAAACGGCGCGCGCGTCGCCGTAGGCCCGGCGCGTGGAGATCTATTCCACTGGCGGTATGAAACGGTCGACGTTTCCAGCCATCTCCAGACCGGAAGTAACGTTATCGCTGCTATCGTCTGGAACTTTGCCGAGCTTGCTCCCATGGCCCAAATGAGCCATGAGACCGGGTTGATCGTGCAGGGCGACACTACTCGGGAGTCAGCGGTCAACACGAACGCAAGCTGGAAAGTCATGGAGAGCCACGCTGTTCAAATGATACCAATCAACCGCAAGACTGTCCCTTTCTATATGGTGGTTGGCCCGGGCATTCGCGTGGATGCATCCCAGGTGCCCTGGGGATGGCAGGATGCAGGGTTTGTTGACACATCCTGGAAGCCAGCAGAGGTGCTTGTCGAAGGAGGGCCACGCGGGGTTCAAGACAGCCATTCCCCCTGGATGCTGGTACCGCGAAATATCCCCATGATGGAGCAGACCCTTCAGCGCCTGGCCAGCGTCAGGCGATCGCAGGGAGTCGAGATCTCGAACAGCTTCCTGCAGGGACGTTCGCCCGTGAAAATCCCGGCCCACACAACAGCCACGATGCTTTTCGATCAGAGTTTCGAAACAACCGCCTATCCGGAACTTATCGTGAGTGGCGGTAAGGGTTCGTTGATTACTCTTACTTACGCGGAAGCTCTGTGGAAAGGCCGTGAGAAAGGCAACCGGAATGACATCGAGGGCAAGAAGATGCTGGGGATGGAAGACCAGTTCCTTCCCGATGGCGCCAGCCAGCGAATGTTCCGGACGCTCTGGTGGCGCACCTACCGTTACGTCCAGCTCGCTGTCACAACCGGTGATGAACCCCTCACCCTCGACGACTTTCGCGGGACCTTCACAGCGTATCCCTTCACTGTCCGCGCCGCCTTTGATAGCGGAGATCCGACGCTGGAGAAAATGTGGGTAGTAGGCTGGCGTACCGCGCGGCTTTGCGCCCACACAACTTATATGGATTGCCCGTATTATGAACGATTGCAGTATGGGGGCGATACGCGCATTCAGATTTTGATTTCGCTCTATATGACGGGTGACGACCGGCTGGCAAAGAATGCCATCGAATTGCTGAATGAGTCGCGAATTCCTGAAGGCATCACACAAAGTCGCTACCCTTCGCACCTGCCGCAGTTCATTCCGCCTTTTTCGCTCTTTTGGATCGGCATGATGCACGATCTGTGGTGGTACCACGGGGATTCGGCATTCCTCCAGCAATACCTTCCAGGCATGAGGGACGTGCTTGGATGGTTTGAACGGCGAATGAGTCCGTCCGGCCTGCTGGGAAGGCTCGAGTGGTGGAACTTTGTTGACTGGACGCATCAGTTCAACGCTGGCGTGCCCCCTGAAGAAAGAGACGGGCAGTCTTCGATTCTTACCCTCCAATTCGTTGCGGCGCTCCAAAACGCCGCTGATTTGGAATCAAGCTACGGCAACAAGTCCTTCGCAGAACAGGACCGGGCATTAGCGGCAAAAATCGCACGCGCCGTTTATGACAGGTGCTGGGACCCCGTGCGCGGCCTCCTGGCAGATACTCCCGCGCGCAAGGACTTCAGCCAGCATGCCAACATTCTGGGCATCCTCACCAATGCCATCCCTGATCAGGACCAGAAACAAGTGATGCAAAAAGTTCTAGCAGATTCCGCATTGACGCAGTGCTCATATTACTTTCGGTTCTACCTGTTCCGCGCCATCAAGCAAGTTGGGATGGGCGATGATTATCTCAGCCTGCTTGGGCCGTGGCGACGCATGCTCGACCTTGGCCTGACCACCTGGGCCGAGCAACCTGAACCTGTGCGCTCCGACTGCCACGCCTGGAGCGCCCATCCGAACTTCGACTTCCTCAACACCGTGGCCGGGGTCGAACCTGCCGCGCCGGGATTCCGCAAGGTTTTGATCCAGCCGTATCTGGGAACGCTGAACCGCCTTGCGGCCACGGTTCCTGTCCCGCAAGGGAGCGTCGTTGTGAAGTACACACGTCACAATAACCAACTGGCCGCTGACATCACGCTGCCTCAGGGCCTTACGGGCTGGCTTGTCTGGGGAGGACAAAAGCTGGAACTGCATCCCGGTGAGCAGCACCTGCAGGCTTCAAGACAATAG
- a CDS encoding cold shock domain-containing protein encodes MQGTIKRVVRDRGFGFIRSAEGREIFFHRSSLQGLNFDTLKEGDAVEFDIEDGPKGPRAAAVRPSGG; translated from the coding sequence ATGCAAGGAACAATAAAGCGAGTGGTTCGCGACCGCGGATTTGGATTTATCCGGTCGGCTGAAGGGCGTGAGATTTTTTTCCACCGCAGCAGCCTACAGGGACTTAACTTCGACACGTTAAAGGAAGGCGATGCGGTGGAGTTTGATATCGAGGACGGCCCCAAAGGGCCCAGGGCGGCTGCCGTCCGGCCATCCGGGGGTTAG
- a CDS encoding D-2-hydroxyacid dehydrogenase — protein MSKQNLSRRKFLHGVAAGSTGVALGSIPSSGAPTPSFSALEPGMPVTSISYPIAQPGSSVPAGEINIVTMSSISQAHQETIRALSPAINLKLCKSRDDFQRELPKAHVIFGGFSKDDLARAKQLKWIQWGAAGVESIMWPELINSDIVLTNMQRMFAPPISETVFALLLALTRGIDRYTMQTRERKWQPVGGLVEISGKTMGVVGLGGNGTDTAHRAYYGFGMNVLAVDPKPLPKPHFVSELRSLDWFPQMVARVDVLVSAAPLTPVSQNMFNEAVFRAMKPTAYFINIARGKLVDTPALVRALNERWIAGAGLDVAYKEPLPSDEPLWNAANVIITCHSSGHSPQTEGRLLALFTENIRRYANGLPLLNVVDKQRGY, from the coding sequence ATGTCAAAACAAAACCTGTCACGCAGGAAGTTTCTCCACGGCGTCGCCGCAGGGTCCACCGGGGTTGCCCTGGGGTCAATCCCCTCTTCCGGCGCCCCAACGCCATCTTTTTCCGCCCTCGAACCAGGCATGCCCGTTACCTCGATTTCTTACCCGATTGCGCAGCCGGGCAGCTCCGTCCCCGCCGGTGAAATCAACATCGTTACCATGTCCAGCATCTCCCAGGCGCATCAGGAAACGATCCGCGCCCTGTCGCCCGCTATCAACCTGAAACTCTGCAAATCGCGCGACGACTTTCAGCGCGAACTTCCGAAAGCGCACGTCATCTTTGGGGGATTTTCCAAAGACGATCTCGCGCGCGCCAAACAACTCAAGTGGATCCAGTGGGGCGCGGCGGGCGTCGAGAGCATCATGTGGCCAGAGCTTATCAATAGCGATATTGTGCTCACCAACATGCAGCGCATGTTTGCGCCGCCGATATCCGAAACCGTCTTCGCGCTTCTGCTGGCGCTCACGCGAGGCATTGACCGCTACACCATGCAGACGCGCGAGCGCAAATGGCAGCCCGTCGGCGGACTGGTCGAGATCAGCGGGAAGACAATGGGGGTTGTTGGCCTCGGCGGAAACGGCACCGACACCGCCCACCGCGCCTACTATGGTTTCGGCATGAACGTGCTGGCGGTGGATCCGAAGCCGCTGCCCAAGCCGCATTTTGTTTCGGAACTCCGTTCGCTTGACTGGTTTCCGCAAATGGTCGCTCGAGTGGACGTTCTGGTCTCTGCTGCGCCTTTGACGCCGGTTTCGCAAAACATGTTCAACGAAGCAGTCTTCCGGGCCATGAAGCCCACTGCCTATTTCATCAACATTGCCCGCGGCAAGCTGGTGGATACTCCCGCCCTTGTGCGCGCCCTCAACGAGCGCTGGATCGCGGGGGCAGGGCTTGATGTCGCGTATAAAGAACCGCTGCCGTCGGACGAACCGCTGTGGAACGCCGCCAACGTCATCATTACCTGCCACAGCTCGGGGCATTCGCCCCAGACCGAGGGCCGGCTCCTCGCCCTGTTCACTGAAAACATTCGCCGCTATGCCAACGGCCTGCCGCTCCTGAACGTGGTGGACAAGCAGCGCGGCTACTGA
- a CDS encoding tetratricopeptide repeat protein, whose translation MAVLKSLSMTPNKSTCRSSRLFSVARLLQWEFFSACVFAGLLLACVMVSGTILGAVQKPEGGAAATQPTAISVPPKEATALVNDGDRLLDQKDFASAEAAYQKAIQIAPDFAAAHRGLGIALWRDGAFARAWQELSIVARLEPGSARAHFELSQLAWGIYSGPAERATATGLAAEDFRSMALSEIQKASSLEPQDFSMRLELAEMELEAGRNKEAQADASGSISLASSAAERSQAHVALGRAYSAAGDELRAEVEYRKAIEENPSSGPAYLGLGQLSLARQDPAQAQKYFNQAIHVSPGLGAAYAALARIYLAARQVGEALGMFKKAVALDPDDWQSEFELGKLLMKSGEAARANELFKKIVASRPDFLPASEQLALIELRQGDVQGAISQAQALAARDPGAAEGHRVLALAFWRERQADASLAECAQALAVDPHSTSMQALQAFVLWQDRRHAEARRVLHDVASRDPEILSPVTFCREIVCGSSDVLLVGAFLRDNRWILRTPGDQ comes from the coding sequence ATGGCCGTGCTGAAATCATTATCCATGACCCCAAACAAATCCACGTGCCGGAGTAGCAGGCTATTCAGCGTAGCCCGGCTCTTGCAGTGGGAGTTTTTTTCTGCTTGTGTATTTGCAGGCCTGCTGCTGGCTTGCGTGATGGTTTCTGGAACGATTTTGGGGGCAGTCCAGAAGCCGGAAGGCGGCGCTGCGGCAACGCAGCCCACCGCCATCAGCGTGCCGCCAAAGGAGGCTACCGCGCTGGTGAACGACGGCGACAGGCTGCTGGACCAAAAGGACTTTGCGAGCGCGGAGGCCGCCTATCAGAAAGCGATCCAGATTGCCCCAGATTTTGCGGCCGCCCATCGAGGGCTTGGCATTGCCTTGTGGCGCGACGGGGCCTTTGCCCGGGCCTGGCAGGAGCTGAGCATCGTGGCCAGGCTGGAACCAGGCAGCGCCCGGGCGCACTTTGAACTTAGCCAGCTTGCATGGGGCATCTATAGCGGGCCGGCAGAGAGGGCCACGGCCACAGGCCTCGCCGCGGAAGACTTCCGCTCAATGGCGTTGAGCGAAATTCAGAAAGCCTCGTCGCTTGAGCCGCAGGACTTCAGCATGCGCCTGGAACTTGCGGAAATGGAACTCGAGGCAGGCAGGAACAAGGAGGCGCAGGCCGATGCCTCGGGTTCAATCTCTCTTGCCTCTTCAGCAGCGGAGCGCTCGCAGGCGCACGTGGCCCTGGGGCGCGCCTATTCCGCTGCGGGCGATGAATTGCGCGCCGAAGTCGAATACAGGAAAGCAATCGAAGAAAATCCATCCAGCGGCCCGGCTTATCTCGGCCTGGGGCAGCTTTCTCTCGCCCGGCAGGACCCTGCCCAGGCGCAAAAGTACTTCAACCAGGCCATCCATGTGTCGCCTGGGCTGGGCGCGGCCTATGCAGCGCTTGCCAGGATTTATCTTGCGGCGAGGCAGGTTGGAGAAGCTCTCGGCATGTTCAAAAAGGCTGTGGCGCTCGACCCGGATGACTGGCAAAGCGAGTTTGAGCTTGGCAAGCTCCTGATGAAATCCGGAGAGGCGGCGCGCGCGAATGAATTGTTCAAAAAGATTGTTGCTTCGCGGCCGGATTTTCTTCCGGCAAGCGAGCAACTCGCGCTGATAGAGCTGCGCCAGGGCGACGTGCAGGGCGCAATTTCGCAGGCCCAGGCGCTTGCGGCACGCGACCCCGGAGCGGCGGAAGGCCACCGGGTGCTGGCGCTGGCTTTCTGGCGGGAGCGCCAGGCTGATGCTTCACTGGCAGAGTGCGCGCAGGCGCTGGCCGTTGACCCGCATTCGACATCGATGCAGGCGCTTCAGGCGTTTGTGCTTTGGCAGGACCGGCGGCATGCGGAAGCGCGGCGCGTGCTGCATGATGTGGCAAGCAGGGACCCCGAAATCCTTTCGCCAGTGACATTCTGCCGCGAGATCGTGTGCGGCAGCTCGGATGTGCTGCTGGTGGGCGCTTTTCTGCGCGACAACCGCTGGATTTTGAGGACGCCGGGAGATCAGTAG
- a CDS encoding insulinase family protein, which translates to MAAYLAVILLAAAPARAKAAASQDVLRATLSNGLRVVIVRNTLAPVVTTVMNYKAGSDQAPEGFPGMAHAQEHMMFRGSPGLSANQLADIAAAMGGEFDADTQQTVTQYFFTVPVADLNVALHVESTRMRGVLDTDKLWNQERGAIEQEVAQDLSNPEYVFYTKLLAAMFRGTPYEHDALGSRPSFNKTTGVMLQKFYNDWYAPNNAILVIVGDVNPQSALAEVKKLFGPVPSKTLPRKPAFPLQPVSAQTLNLETDLPYGLSLLSFRLPGSSSADFAAAEVLADVLSSQRGSLYALVPEGKALYAGFSLESLPNASLGYAIGAFTRETTGAELAGEIRKVLEDDLRNGLPRDLVAAAKRHELASVEFQKNSVSGLAMAWSNALAVEGRESPIDDVDAIQKVTVEDVNRVARQYLAQSKAITAVLTPQSSGRPVSTKSFGGRESFAPKHTKSVKLPAWAEAAMKKLSIPEPTVHPVVSTLSNGLKLIVQPESISDTVSIYGHIKNNADLETPKGKEGAAEELDQLFPYGSTTLGRIAFQKALDDIGADESAGPDFSLSVLANHLDRGVELLAQNELQPALPEQAFKVTQNQLAATVAQQLQSPDYLTGRAIHVALFPKADPTLREATPKTVSSLTLDDVKAYYQHVFRPDMGTIVVIGKVAPDDAKAVIEKYFGGWKAGGPRPPTDLPAVPDNSPASTAVPDKSRVQDSVTLAETLKLTRFSPDYYPLEVGNHVLGGGFYATRLYQDLRENAGLVYYVGSSFNFGKTRTVYQVTYACDPPKVSRARAIIVRDLKEMQTRAVSEGELRQAKTMLLREIPLSESSLSRIAGGLIYRSSMGLPLDEPVQSARQYVKITAPEVQKAFARWLRPEGLVQVTEGPQPH; encoded by the coding sequence ATGGCTGCGTATTTAGCGGTCATTTTGCTCGCGGCAGCGCCCGCGCGCGCCAAGGCCGCCGCGAGCCAGGACGTGCTGCGGGCCACCCTATCCAACGGCCTGCGGGTTGTGATTGTGCGCAACACGCTGGCCCCGGTTGTCACCACCGTAATGAATTACAAGGCCGGCTCCGACCAGGCCCCGGAAGGTTTCCCGGGCATGGCCCATGCGCAGGAACACATGATGTTCCGCGGCAGCCCCGGCCTTTCCGCCAATCAACTGGCGGACATTGCCGCTGCGATGGGCGGTGAATTCGATGCCGACACGCAGCAGACCGTCACGCAATATTTCTTTACCGTGCCGGTTGCCGATCTCAACGTGGCGCTCCACGTCGAATCCACTCGCATGCGCGGAGTTCTGGATACGGACAAGCTCTGGAACCAGGAACGCGGCGCCATCGAGCAGGAAGTGGCCCAGGACCTCTCCAATCCCGAATATGTTTTCTACACAAAACTGCTGGCCGCCATGTTTCGCGGGACGCCCTATGAGCACGACGCGCTCGGCTCGCGCCCGTCCTTCAACAAGACCACCGGGGTGATGCTGCAAAAGTTTTACAACGACTGGTATGCGCCCAACAACGCCATCCTGGTGATCGTGGGCGACGTCAACCCGCAGTCCGCTCTGGCCGAAGTAAAAAAACTGTTCGGCCCGGTCCCTTCAAAAACACTTCCTCGCAAACCCGCCTTCCCGCTCCAGCCGGTCAGCGCTCAGACGCTCAATCTGGAAACGGACCTGCCCTACGGGTTGTCATTGCTTTCTTTCCGCCTGCCCGGTTCGAGCAGCGCTGATTTTGCCGCGGCAGAGGTGCTGGCCGATGTTCTCAGCAGCCAGCGCGGCAGCCTGTACGCTCTGGTGCCGGAAGGGAAGGCCCTCTACGCAGGCTTTTCTCTGGAATCTTTGCCCAACGCAAGCCTTGGCTACGCTATCGGAGCATTTACCAGGGAAACCACCGGCGCAGAGCTTGCCGGGGAAATCCGCAAGGTGCTGGAGGATGACCTCAGGAATGGCCTGCCTCGGGACCTGGTGGCCGCTGCCAAGCGGCATGAACTGGCCAGCGTGGAATTCCAGAAGAATTCCGTTTCAGGGCTTGCCATGGCATGGTCAAACGCCCTGGCCGTGGAAGGCCGGGAATCGCCAATAGACGATGTTGACGCAATTCAAAAGGTGACAGTGGAGGACGTCAACCGCGTTGCGCGCCAATATCTGGCGCAATCGAAAGCAATCACGGCAGTGCTGACGCCGCAGTCATCAGGCAGGCCGGTCTCCACAAAATCCTTCGGCGGGCGGGAATCTTTTGCTCCCAAACACACCAAGTCCGTCAAGCTGCCCGCCTGGGCAGAAGCGGCCATGAAAAAGCTATCCATTCCGGAACCGACCGTGCACCCTGTGGTCAGCACGCTCTCGAACGGCCTGAAGCTGATTGTGCAGCCGGAATCCATCAGCGACACGGTCAGCATCTACGGCCACATCAAGAACAATGCGGATCTTGAAACTCCAAAAGGGAAGGAAGGTGCAGCCGAGGAACTGGACCAACTGTTCCCATACGGGAGCACAACGCTTGGCCGCATCGCCTTCCAGAAAGCATTGGATGATATCGGCGCCGATGAGTCCGCCGGGCCTGATTTCTCGCTCAGCGTGCTGGCAAACCACCTCGACCGCGGCGTGGAACTTCTGGCGCAGAATGAACTGCAGCCGGCGCTGCCCGAACAGGCGTTCAAGGTTACTCAAAACCAACTGGCCGCCACCGTAGCGCAGCAGCTTCAAAGTCCTGACTACCTGACGGGGCGCGCCATCCACGTTGCGCTGTTCCCAAAGGCCGATCCGACTCTGCGCGAGGCAACGCCGAAAACGGTTTCTTCGCTAACGCTCGACGACGTCAAGGCCTATTACCAGCACGTATTCAGGCCGGACATGGGCACCATTGTGGTGATCGGCAAGGTCGCGCCGGACGATGCGAAAGCCGTGATTGAAAAATACTTTGGCGGCTGGAAGGCCGGCGGCCCCAGGCCCCCTACGGACCTTCCCGCGGTCCCGGACAATTCTCCAGCCAGCACAGCCGTGCCAGACAAGAGCAGAGTGCAGGACAGCGTGACGCTGGCCGAAACGCTGAAACTCACGCGGTTCAGCCCGGATTACTACCCGCTTGAAGTAGGCAATCACGTTCTCGGCGGAGGCTTTTACGCTACCCGGCTCTATCAGGACTTGCGCGAAAACGCAGGGCTGGTGTATTACGTCGGCTCCTCCTTCAACTTTGGAAAGACGCGCACGGTTTATCAGGTGACTTACGCCTGCGATCCGCCGAAAGTGTCCAGAGCGCGGGCCATCATTGTCCGCGATCTCAAGGAAATGCAAACCAGGGCCGTCAGCGAAGGCGAGCTGCGCCAGGCCAAGACGATGCTGCTGCGCGAAATACCGCTCTCAGAATCGAGCCTGAGCAGGATCGCCGGCGGGCTGATCTACCGCTCCTCGATGGGATTGCCGCTCGACGAGCCGGTGCAGTCAGCCCGGCAATATGTGAAAATAACCGCGCCGGAAGTCCAGAAGGCCTTTGCCAGATGGCTCCGCCCCGAAGGCCTTGTACAGGTAACCGAAGGCCCACAGCCGCACTAG